A window of the Euzebya pacifica genome harbors these coding sequences:
- a CDS encoding ABC transporter ATP-binding protein, giving the protein MAAIQLKGVRRTAPDGTVLLDDVDLRVGRDELLGLIGPSGAGKSTLMRAIAGVDPIHSGVVGIGGVDMTTVGMRDRNVALVTDARRLRRLMSVVEELVLPAELRRLDDEDEATDPRWWARGRRGGRRTGRPLGPPAIPRRLMSRAMERMPTALLLDEPLADLGPVEQRTLLEELASFRTATGITVVLATNHHWQVMRLADRVAVMRAGRIETVASPEELRRRPSSTFVAGFVGDPPRRFVDARVAESSGLGWLVVGAQRLRVPGGLPGPLRERLDTVVRLAASPDQLWLSRPEDPVDLRLAGTVESVVHRGSTDHVIVDVGSGRWTGRADPGTSPAAGAAVELTVAVRQLSAFDPTDGRAIWHGDGGPSPG; this is encoded by the coding sequence ATGGCGGCCATCCAGCTGAAGGGGGTGCGCAGGACCGCGCCCGACGGCACGGTCCTGCTGGACGACGTCGACCTGCGTGTCGGTCGCGACGAGCTGCTGGGCCTGATCGGCCCGTCGGGCGCGGGCAAGTCGACGTTGATGCGGGCCATCGCCGGTGTCGACCCGATCCACTCGGGTGTCGTCGGTATCGGCGGCGTGGACATGACGACGGTCGGGATGCGGGACCGCAACGTCGCGCTGGTCACCGACGCCCGTCGGCTGCGACGACTCATGTCGGTGGTGGAGGAGCTGGTGCTGCCAGCCGAGCTCCGCCGGCTCGACGACGAGGACGAGGCGACCGACCCACGGTGGTGGGCCCGAGGTCGGCGCGGGGGTCGGCGGACCGGCCGCCCCCTTGGCCCACCCGCGATCCCACGCCGGCTGATGTCTCGGGCGATGGAGCGGATGCCGACGGCGCTGCTGCTCGACGAGCCGCTGGCGGACCTCGGACCGGTGGAGCAGCGCACGCTGCTGGAGGAGCTCGCGTCGTTCCGCACCGCGACGGGCATCACCGTCGTGCTGGCCACCAACCATCACTGGCAGGTCATGCGGCTGGCCGACCGAGTGGCGGTGATGCGTGCCGGGCGGATCGAGACGGTCGCATCACCGGAGGAGCTGCGACGGCGGCCGTCCAGCACCTTCGTCGCCGGATTCGTCGGGGATCCGCCCCGCCGGTTCGTGGATGCCCGGGTGGCCGAGTCCAGCGGGCTGGGCTGGCTGGTCGTCGGTGCACAACGGCTGCGGGTACCGGGCGGGCTTCCCGGGCCGCTGCGCGAACGCCTGGACACCGTCGTGCGGTTGGCCGCGTCACCCGACCAGCTGTGGCTCTCCCGCCCCGAGGACCCTGTTGACCTGCGGCTCGCGGGGACGGTCGAGAGCGTCGTGCACCGCGGCAGCACGGACCACGTCATCGTGGACGTGGGGTCCGGACGATGGACGGGACGTGCCGACCCCGGGACCTCGCCCGCCGCCGGCGCAGCGGTCGAGCTGACGGTCGCGGTACGCCAGCTCAGCGCGTTCGACCCGACCGACGGTCGGGCCATCTGGCACGGCGACGGCGGCCCCTCGCCCGGCTGA
- a CDS encoding HAD-IB family hydrolase — protein sequence MADLDELIDRIREAPPGPGVAAVFDYDGTLIDGFSGLAFIQARVKALEVGAREAARIALAAIRGVRTPEEFDAFLGWSLAAYAGRDVDELRGWGREIFDNEIAPHLRPETWALLEAHRAAGHTIVIASSATMLQIEAIAEITDADHVLCTQLEVLDGVVTGRVDGVALWSEQKSIGLHALAETDGLDLAASFAYSDGDEDVPLLEAVGNPVAVSPRPHLRRTAEQRGWPVLVGDRTSAKPTPKSLVRTAAAYSGFFGGTAIAAGLGLLRRSRRTFVDTAIGFGSDLALTVAGIDVDIVEGREHLWAHRPCVFVFNHRSNLDSLIMMNVLREKVTAVAKQEVRNIPGFGQLFAVGGVAFIDRSDSTQIREALLPAVEALTEDGISLALAPEGTRWRTPGMGPFKKGAFHIARQAGVPVVPVVIRGAGTLMPRGGQLIQSGRIEVTVLPASHPASWAEDALTKEVEAVRSRMMDALFGRS from the coding sequence ATGGCTGACCTCGACGAGCTCATCGACCGGATCCGCGAGGCACCACCCGGCCCCGGTGTCGCGGCCGTCTTCGACTACGACGGGACGCTGATCGACGGATTCTCCGGGCTGGCCTTCATCCAGGCGCGGGTCAAGGCGCTGGAGGTGGGCGCCCGCGAAGCGGCCCGGATCGCCCTGGCCGCCATCCGGGGGGTGCGGACGCCCGAGGAGTTCGACGCGTTCCTCGGGTGGTCGCTGGCCGCCTACGCCGGCCGGGACGTCGACGAGCTCCGCGGCTGGGGACGCGAGATCTTCGACAACGAGATCGCCCCACACCTGCGACCCGAGACCTGGGCGCTGCTGGAGGCCCATCGGGCGGCCGGCCACACGATCGTCATCGCGTCCAGCGCCACCATGCTGCAGATCGAGGCGATCGCGGAGATCACCGACGCCGACCACGTGCTGTGCACACAGCTGGAGGTCCTCGACGGGGTGGTGACCGGACGGGTCGACGGGGTGGCGCTGTGGAGCGAGCAGAAGTCGATCGGACTGCATGCGCTGGCCGAGACCGACGGCCTGGACCTCGCCGCGTCGTTCGCCTACTCCGACGGGGACGAGGACGTCCCGCTGCTGGAGGCCGTCGGCAATCCGGTCGCCGTGAGCCCACGTCCCCACCTCCGTCGCACCGCAGAGCAACGCGGCTGGCCGGTGCTCGTCGGGGACCGGACCTCGGCCAAGCCCACCCCGAAGTCGCTGGTCCGCACGGCGGCCGCCTACTCGGGGTTCTTCGGTGGCACCGCCATCGCGGCGGGCCTCGGCCTGCTGCGCCGGTCGCGCCGGACGTTCGTCGACACCGCCATCGGGTTCGGCTCGGACCTTGCGCTGACCGTCGCCGGCATCGATGTCGACATCGTCGAGGGTCGTGAGCACCTGTGGGCCCATCGGCCGTGCGTGTTCGTCTTCAACCACCGGTCCAACCTCGACAGCCTGATCATGATGAACGTCCTGCGCGAGAAGGTGACGGCTGTCGCCAAGCAGGAGGTCCGCAACATCCCCGGCTTCGGCCAGCTGTTCGCCGTCGGCGGGGTCGCCTTCATCGATCGCTCCGACTCCACCCAGATCCGCGAGGCGTTGCTGCCCGCGGTCGAGGCGCTGACGGAGGACGGCATCAGCCTGGCCCTGGCGCCCGAGGGGACGCGCTGGCGCACGCCCGGGATGGGACCGTTCAAGAAGGGTGCCTTCCACATCGCCCGACAGGCCGGCGTGCCGGTGGTCCCGGTGGTGATCCGCGGCGCAGGCACGTTGATGCCGCGCGGCGGGCAGCTGATCCAGTCGGGCCGCATCGAGGTGACGGTCCTGCCCGCGTCCCACCCCGCCAGCTGGGCAGAGGACGCGCTGACCAAGGAGGTCGAGGCGGTTCGCAGCCGCATGATGGACGCCCTCTTCGGCCGTTCCTGA
- a CDS encoding glycerol-3-phosphate 1-O-acyltransferase yields MTEGSTLVAADVRSTTERRLVEEWAADAHPGAPVVALEDDRFPAAVEGAGQVVPARVTWLPDERGAGERLNLGELLLLSGPRRPWRPLQELITRRRPDGAVVTTGTPASTEQLRGRFLRRYGDEDHATARFPAFVARQAVLACDRAERQVLGNRYKVPRLIAEQLLDSTSFDMGLRELAGQLGRDIRGLRKEAKAALEELIAVQSPLAIDVWRTVLRPMHAKAWNVEVDDSALDHLRELNRGHSLIFLPSHRSYVDPLIIADVLLQHDLPRNHTLGGANLSFWPFGPLGKRAGIVFIRRSFGGDEVYKFAVRRYLGHLMAKKFNLEWFMEGGRTRTGKLRRPRYGILRYLVDGLDLHDEADPIVVPVSLVYEQLHEVASMAEEEQGGTKQAEGLAWFARYVQSQQHHLGDVLVRFGQPMSLRDALSDAGEGPSQLEKVAFEVATRINDVTPATSTSLVCLALLGERDRALTVEEIGHRVTPLLDYLDMRGIERPKDDLRHPIGLCRTLGRLQDAGVVEVFDDGPTPIWSIRTGRHHTAAFYRNGALHHLLNRAIVELVVLYVATLPDGENHLDLGWEEALRLRDLLKFEFFFPTKARFRDELEAELQLLSPTWNRTDGRADQAERVLQRALRTAEDGSSAAPAGPLVAHHVLRSFIDAQVVTAAVLVDTDGHIEPDTLVDRSLSYGQQMLRQRRIHGAESVSRELFGGTALLADNRGLLDGGPTAAAAREAYREELDTVVQRLQRIADLDRRPWRISEHTVDLDSPAPAVAGGTDG; encoded by the coding sequence ATGACGGAGGGCTCGACGCTGGTGGCCGCAGATGTGCGGTCGACGACCGAGCGACGGCTGGTGGAGGAATGGGCGGCCGATGCCCATCCCGGCGCACCGGTGGTCGCACTGGAGGACGACCGCTTTCCTGCGGCCGTGGAGGGTGCGGGGCAGGTGGTCCCCGCGCGGGTCACGTGGCTGCCCGACGAACGCGGCGCCGGCGAACGCCTGAACCTCGGCGAGCTGCTGCTGCTGAGCGGGCCCCGCCGTCCCTGGCGGCCGTTGCAGGAGCTGATCACCCGGCGACGCCCGGACGGCGCGGTGGTCACCACCGGAACGCCGGCATCGACCGAACAGCTGCGGGGGCGATTCCTCCGGCGGTACGGCGACGAGGACCATGCGACCGCGCGGTTCCCTGCCTTCGTCGCGCGTCAGGCGGTCCTGGCCTGTGACCGCGCGGAACGACAGGTGCTCGGCAACCGGTACAAGGTGCCGAGGCTCATCGCCGAGCAGCTGCTGGACAGCACCTCCTTCGACATGGGCCTCCGCGAGCTGGCGGGCCAGCTCGGTCGCGACATCCGCGGGTTGCGCAAGGAGGCCAAGGCGGCGCTGGAGGAGCTGATCGCCGTCCAGTCGCCGCTGGCGATCGACGTGTGGCGCACCGTCCTGCGCCCCATGCACGCCAAGGCGTGGAACGTCGAGGTCGACGACTCGGCCCTGGACCACCTGCGCGAGCTGAACCGTGGGCACTCGCTGATCTTCCTGCCGTCACATCGCAGCTACGTCGACCCGCTGATCATCGCCGACGTCCTCCTGCAGCACGACCTCCCCCGCAACCACACCCTCGGTGGCGCGAACCTCTCCTTCTGGCCCTTCGGCCCCCTCGGCAAGCGAGCCGGCATCGTCTTCATCCGCAGGTCCTTCGGGGGCGACGAGGTCTACAAGTTCGCGGTCCGTCGTTACCTCGGCCACCTGATGGCCAAGAAGTTCAACCTCGAGTGGTTCATGGAGGGCGGCCGCACCCGCACCGGCAAGCTGCGCCGTCCCCGCTACGGGATCCTGCGCTACCTCGTCGACGGCCTCGACCTCCACGACGAGGCCGACCCGATCGTCGTCCCCGTGTCGCTGGTCTACGAGCAGCTGCACGAGGTCGCCTCGATGGCGGAGGAGGAGCAGGGTGGCACCAAGCAGGCCGAGGGGCTGGCCTGGTTCGCCCGGTACGTGCAGTCCCAGCAGCACCACCTCGGCGACGTGCTGGTCCGGTTCGGCCAGCCGATGTCGCTGCGGGATGCGCTGTCCGACGCCGGCGAGGGCCCGTCGCAGCTGGAGAAGGTGGCCTTCGAGGTCGCCACCCGCATCAACGACGTGACCCCGGCCACCTCCACCTCGCTGGTCTGCCTGGCCCTGCTCGGCGAACGTGACCGCGCCCTGACCGTGGAGGAGATCGGGCATCGGGTCACCCCACTGCTGGACTACCTCGACATGCGCGGCATCGAGCGTCCCAAGGACGACCTGCGCCATCCCATCGGGCTGTGCCGCACGCTCGGTCGGCTGCAGGACGCCGGGGTCGTGGAGGTCTTCGACGACGGCCCGACCCCGATCTGGTCGATCCGGACCGGCCGTCACCACACCGCGGCCTTCTACCGCAACGGCGCGCTGCACCACCTCCTCAACCGGGCCATCGTCGAGCTCGTCGTGCTGTACGTGGCCACGCTCCCCGATGGCGAGAACCACCTGGACCTGGGCTGGGAGGAGGCACTGCGCCTTCGGGACCTGCTGAAGTTCGAGTTCTTCTTCCCGACCAAGGCACGGTTCCGCGACGAGCTCGAGGCCGAGCTGCAGCTGCTGAGCCCGACGTGGAACCGCACCGACGGGCGGGCGGACCAGGCCGAGCGTGTCCTGCAACGCGCGCTGCGCACCGCCGAGGACGGCAGCTCCGCCGCACCCGCCGGGCCGCTCGTCGCCCACCACGTCCTGCGGTCCTTCATCGATGCGCAGGTCGTCACCGCGGCCGTGCTGGTCGACACCGACGGGCACATCGAGCCCGACACGCTGGTCGACCGCAGCCTGTCATACGGCCAGCAGATGCTGCGCCAGCGTCGTATCCACGGGGCCGAGTCGGTGTCACGCGAGCTGTTCGGCGGCACCGCGCTGCTGGCGGACAACCGCGGCCTGCTCGACGGTGGTCCGACGGCAGCAGCGGCCCGCGAGGCCTACCGCGAGGAGCTGGACACCGTGGTCCAACGGCTGCAGCGGATCGCCGACCTGGACCGACGGCCATGGCGGATCTCGGAGCACACCGTCGACCTGGACAGCCCCGCCCCTGCCGTGGCCGGAGGCACCGATGGCTGA
- a CDS encoding NAD(P)H-dependent glycerol-3-phosphate dehydrogenase, producing the protein MTRPINVTILGSGSWGTTVASLVSGNTPTLLWSRRAEVAEEITSRQTNSRYLGDHRLPASLAATADLADAVARADVLVVGVPTQGIRETLEAAAPHVRPWIPVLSLAKGLEQSTRMRPTDVISECLPGHPVGLLAGPNIAGEILEGKAAAAVIATPDPDIAASLQPLFSSVRFRVYTNTDVLGCELGGVLKNIVAIAAGMADGLGVGVNTSALVISRGLAEITRLGLAMGADPATFSGLTGLGDLIATCMSPRSRNRRVGEELAKGRTIEEAVEVLGQVAEGVKTARSVVELAHEHGVDVPICEEVDAVCNEGRTALQAYRGLVRLRPGSEHDAG; encoded by the coding sequence GTGACCAGACCCATCAACGTGACGATCCTCGGGAGCGGGTCCTGGGGAACGACGGTGGCGTCGCTGGTGAGCGGGAACACCCCGACGTTGCTGTGGTCACGGCGGGCCGAGGTGGCGGAGGAGATCACCAGCAGGCAGACCAACAGCCGTTACCTGGGGGACCATCGCCTGCCGGCATCGTTGGCAGCCACCGCTGACCTTGCCGACGCCGTCGCCCGGGCCGACGTCCTGGTCGTGGGCGTGCCGACGCAGGGGATCCGCGAGACGCTGGAGGCTGCGGCCCCCCACGTCCGCCCGTGGATCCCGGTGCTGTCACTGGCCAAGGGCCTGGAGCAGTCGACCCGCATGCGCCCGACCGACGTCATCAGCGAGTGCCTGCCGGGCCACCCGGTCGGCCTGCTGGCCGGGCCGAACATCGCCGGGGAGATCCTCGAGGGCAAGGCGGCGGCAGCGGTCATCGCCACCCCCGACCCCGACATCGCCGCGTCACTGCAGCCGCTGTTCTCCTCGGTGCGGTTCCGCGTCTACACCAACACCGACGTGCTCGGCTGCGAGCTCGGCGGGGTCCTGAAGAACATCGTCGCGATCGCCGCGGGGATGGCCGACGGGCTCGGTGTCGGCGTCAACACGAGCGCGCTGGTGATCTCCCGTGGCCTGGCGGAGATCACGCGGCTGGGCCTGGCCATGGGCGCCGACCCGGCGACCTTCAGCGGGCTGACCGGGCTCGGCGACCTGATCGCCACCTGCATGTCCCCGCGCTCCCGCAACCGGCGGGTGGGGGAGGAGCTGGCAAAGGGCCGCACCATCGAGGAGGCCGTCGAGGTGCTCGGCCAGGTGGCGGAAGGGGTCAAGACCGCCCGCAGCGTGGTGGAGCTCGCGCACGAGCACGGTGTCGACGTCCCGATCTGCGAGGAGGTCGACGCGGTCTGCAACGAGGGGCGCACCGCGCTCCAGGCCTACCGCGGCCTTGTCCGGTTGCGGCCCGGCAGCGAGCACGACGCAGGCTGA
- a CDS encoding SRPBCC family protein — protein sequence MPVMETSAAVEVAVRAPDAFAFVADATNNPRWQKGMVDCTWLADEPPIGVGSRYRQHARFMGRDVRSIFEVTEYVDGQVIAARTLRVDEGGVAGGFPITFRRSVEPVGEGRCRVRTVVTGEPGRFFGLAAGPLAWMVRRSIRADYRRLVGVLES from the coding sequence ATGCCCGTCATGGAGACCAGCGCCGCTGTCGAGGTGGCCGTGCGGGCCCCGGACGCCTTCGCGTTCGTGGCCGATGCGACCAACAACCCGCGATGGCAGAAGGGCATGGTCGACTGCACGTGGCTGGCCGACGAGCCGCCCATCGGTGTCGGGTCGCGGTACCGCCAGCACGCCCGGTTCATGGGGCGGGACGTGCGCTCGATCTTCGAGGTGACCGAGTACGTCGACGGGCAGGTCATCGCTGCCCGCACCCTCCGCGTCGACGAGGGCGGGGTCGCCGGTGGGTTCCCGATCACCTTCCGCCGCTCGGTCGAGCCGGTCGGCGAGGGCCGGTGCCGTGTGCGGACCGTCGTGACCGGGGAACCCGGCCGTTTCTTCGGACTGGCCGCCGGCCCGCTGGCATGGATGGTCCGTCGGTCCATCCGGGCCGACTACCGACGGCTGGTCGGGGTCCTCGAGTCCTGA
- a CDS encoding DMT family transporter, giving the protein MSNDRVAGFAQRFPLVLVASGVVLYSTGPIMLQASSLSGPAFSFWRLLIGAVLLTSLAAVGARRRHASVLPGREGRRWTVIAGVCFGVHQLLFMTAVKLTSVVDVSLMNALAPVATALGAWWLFRERPGPRFFAWSALAIGGGAWLAVQASGPTGNPLGMAMAIANVVCFAGFFLSSKRGREHVDVMPFLAGVMTVGVLLVGVFVALTGVDVGSATRADLLLAFGVAAGPGALGHFVMTWPLRWVPANIPPVMRLAQPALSGVLALLVLGEPLGWVHVAGGLVVVVGAAGAVLSRDGRALQRAAREGAGLPVGQTTAISLSTSRALRTPTG; this is encoded by the coding sequence GTGTCCAACGACCGCGTCGCGGGCTTCGCGCAGCGGTTCCCGCTGGTGCTCGTCGCCAGCGGCGTCGTGCTGTACTCGACCGGCCCGATCATGCTGCAGGCCTCGTCGTTGTCGGGCCCCGCGTTCTCCTTCTGGCGGCTGCTGATCGGCGCGGTGCTGCTGACGTCGCTGGCCGCCGTCGGCGCGCGACGACGACACGCGTCGGTGCTGCCCGGCCGGGAGGGCCGTCGCTGGACCGTCATCGCGGGGGTGTGCTTCGGCGTGCACCAGCTGCTGTTCATGACCGCCGTGAAGCTGACCAGCGTCGTCGACGTCTCGCTGATGAACGCCCTTGCCCCCGTCGCCACGGCGCTGGGTGCCTGGTGGTTGTTCCGTGAACGGCCAGGCCCCAGGTTCTTCGCCTGGTCCGCGCTGGCCATCGGTGGGGGCGCGTGGCTGGCCGTGCAGGCCTCCGGTCCGACGGGCAACCCCCTCGGCATGGCCATGGCCATCGCCAACGTCGTCTGCTTCGCCGGGTTCTTCCTGTCCTCCAAACGGGGACGCGAACACGTCGACGTGATGCCGTTCCTCGCCGGGGTGATGACCGTCGGCGTGCTGCTGGTCGGCGTCTTCGTGGCGCTGACGGGGGTCGACGTCGGCAGCGCAACCCGGGCCGACCTGCTGCTCGCCTTCGGTGTCGCGGCCGGTCCCGGGGCCCTCGGCCACTTCGTGATGACCTGGCCGCTGCGCTGGGTGCCGGCCAACATCCCGCCGGTCATGCGGCTGGCCCAGCCTGCGCTGTCGGGGGTGCTGGCCCTGCTGGTGCTGGGTGAACCGCTCGGCTGGGTGCACGTGGCGGGTGGCCTCGTGGTCGTCGTCGGTGCCGCCGGTGCGGTCCTGTCACGCGATGGCCGGGCGCTGCAGCGCGCAGCCCGCGAGGGGGCAGGCCTGCCGGTCGGTCAGACGACCGCGATCTCGCTGAGCACGTCGCGGGCGCTCAGGACCCCCACCGGCTGA
- a CDS encoding CBS domain-containing protein has product MPSIDQDRRLEQPVARCMSETFITLPASSTLCEAAKAMRDRHIGLLLLTDGDELVGVFSERDLVRSLADGDRPDEVHLADRARGDIITVNASASLQDGINAMAKRGIRHLVVVGDDDGQPVGVLSARDVLSEIAVV; this is encoded by the coding sequence ATGCCATCGATCGACCAGGACCGCCGCCTCGAGCAGCCGGTCGCACGCTGCATGTCCGAGACGTTCATCACCCTGCCGGCGTCCTCGACGTTGTGCGAGGCGGCCAAGGCCATGCGCGACCGCCACATCGGGTTGCTGCTGCTGACCGACGGCGACGAGCTGGTCGGCGTCTTCTCCGAGCGCGACCTCGTGCGGTCCCTGGCCGACGGCGACCGACCCGACGAGGTCCACCTGGCCGACCGTGCCCGCGGCGACATCATCACCGTCAACGCCTCCGCCAGCCTCCAGGACGGCATCAACGCCATGGCCAAGCGCGGCATCCGCCACCTCGTGGTGGTCGGTGACGACGACGGTCAGCCGGTGGGGGTCCTGAGCGCCCGCGACGTGCTCAGCGAGATCGCGGTCGTCTGA
- a CDS encoding S8/S53 family peptidase produces the protein MRLPRLTAFAMTIAMASALPAVADPIPDPTATEADDAVVIAVVDSGFSPYHLDFRADLMPQHLDGDPSNDLPLDTDPADWLPGYADAVGVASTGAIDLTLTTDTSVPIEQLEDADNAHDQLPQSSAGDVHMRHIPGTKIVGALDFGGGTDGFFGANNSHGNGTSTVSAGTIHGTCPECLVVLIRYGGDDREAASNWAMNQPWIDVVTNSFGFSTLMRDRIYDGSNTDLQRQASERGQTIFFSAGNGQANAFVAPNTTYQSSQEGPDWIITVGATDTDGREYTGTGKAADISSIGTGYPAGYGGATINGSGNFSGTSNATPVAAGTYARALYDLRTAMAGPSRIQHDGVISVGDLSCGTAVADCAVADSEVDATEMRFGFLHAASQTDPGLRPGQVGVTTPAVDEVEYASEGHGTLFGRLPDNFRWLEEVAAVVEPLTGVRAPLDRPQAEHDWFVVDSWCRQEIHGGWDGGYWVEGETELPTVSGPLTTAMATACPTVFGALNALGTDDAADGPEQLDRG, from the coding sequence GTGCGCCTGCCCCGCCTGACCGCCTTCGCCATGACCATCGCCATGGCAAGCGCCCTTCCCGCCGTGGCCGATCCGATCCCCGACCCCACGGCGACAGAAGCCGACGACGCCGTCGTGATCGCTGTCGTGGACTCCGGATTCAGCCCGTACCACCTGGACTTCCGGGCCGACCTGATGCCCCAGCACCTCGACGGCGACCCGAGCAACGACCTTCCGCTGGACACCGACCCCGCGGACTGGCTGCCGGGATACGCCGATGCCGTCGGCGTTGCCAGCACCGGCGCCATCGACCTGACGTTGACCACCGACACCAGCGTGCCGATCGAGCAGCTCGAGGACGCCGACAACGCCCACGACCAGCTGCCCCAGTCCTCCGCCGGCGACGTGCACATGCGGCACATCCCGGGCACCAAGATCGTCGGGGCCCTGGACTTCGGTGGCGGCACCGATGGCTTCTTCGGCGCCAACAACTCCCACGGCAACGGGACCTCGACGGTGTCGGCGGGCACCATCCACGGCACCTGCCCCGAATGCCTCGTCGTGCTGATCCGCTACGGCGGCGACGACCGGGAGGCCGCCTCGAACTGGGCGATGAACCAGCCGTGGATCGACGTCGTCACCAACTCCTTCGGGTTCTCCACCCTGATGCGCGACCGCATCTACGACGGGTCCAACACCGACCTCCAGCGGCAGGCCTCCGAGCGGGGCCAGACCATCTTCTTCTCCGCTGGCAACGGACAGGCCAACGCCTTCGTCGCACCCAACACCACCTACCAGTCCTCCCAGGAGGGCCCGGACTGGATCATCACCGTCGGCGCCACCGACACCGACGGCCGCGAGTACACGGGCACCGGCAAGGCGGCGGACATCTCCTCCATCGGTACCGGCTACCCGGCTGGGTACGGCGGCGCCACGATCAACGGCAGCGGCAACTTCAGCGGAACCTCCAACGCCACCCCGGTCGCCGCGGGCACCTATGCCCGTGCCCTCTACGACCTGCGGACGGCCATGGCGGGCCCGTCACGTATCCAGCACGACGGTGTCATCAGCGTCGGCGACCTGTCGTGTGGCACTGCCGTCGCCGACTGCGCCGTGGCCGACAGCGAGGTGGACGCGACGGAGATGCGGTTCGGGTTCCTGCACGCCGCGAGCCAGACCGATCCGGGTCTGCGCCCGGGCCAGGTGGGCGTCACGACGCCGGCCGTCGACGAGGTGGAGTACGCCTCGGAGGGCCACGGCACGCTCTTCGGACGGCTGCCCGACAACTTCCGCTGGCTCGAGGAGGTGGCTGCAGTCGTCGAGCCGCTGACCGGCGTCCGTGCACCGCTGGACCGCCCGCAGGCCGAACACGACTGGTTCGTGGTCGACAGCTGGTGCCGCCAGGAGATCCACGGCGGCTGGGACGGCGGCTACTGGGTCGAGGGCGAAACCGAGCTGCCGACCGTGTCGGGTCCCCTCACCACCGCCATGGCGACGGCCTGTCCGACGGTCTTCGGTGCCCTCAACGCGCTCGGCACCGACGATGCGGCCGACGGTCCGGAGCAGCTCGACCGGGGCTGA
- a CDS encoding amidase encodes MSDAVPTAVPDPVPDPDARPRVVADGPMADWDAVGTARRITGGDVTATEVLDAALARLAEVDTRIGGLFHLDGNRAHEVLARRQRTGDTDRPLHGVPTAVKDLDQLAGMPTSFGSRATAGHVSGRTDAPVRQFVDTGLIAVGKSAAPEFGMTATGEGLGFAPTRNPWDPQHTVGGSSSGAAALVAARALPIAHAVDGGGSIRIPAACAGLVGLKPTYGRLVEDEDMRGLPVKVVSHGVVTRSVRDTAAFLAAAERTFRNPTMPSIAGVDGPGLGSMRRVAMITESATGPVDGEVLEAVERTGAALETLGHRVEPVVLPFPSTLAEDFLLYWGALAQGVTVTGYAKVGRAFAPEQLDPWTRGLAGHFRSNLHRFPGAIRRLRAFRHDYATFTERYHVVLGPTLGTLPPELGWLSVELPFEDYRERVERFVPFTPAWNVSGAPAVSLPMALSRSGLPIGVHLGAAHGDDRTLLELAFALEASAGFNRPLG; translated from the coding sequence ATGAGCGACGCCGTCCCCACCGCTGTTCCCGATCCCGTCCCCGATCCCGATGCCCGTCCCCGGGTCGTCGCCGACGGGCCGATGGCGGACTGGGACGCCGTGGGGACCGCGCGTCGGATCACCGGCGGCGACGTCACGGCGACGGAGGTGCTCGACGCGGCGCTGGCAAGGCTCGCGGAGGTCGACACGAGGATCGGCGGTTTGTTCCACCTCGACGGGAACCGCGCCCACGAGGTCCTGGCACGCCGCCAGCGCACGGGCGACACCGACCGTCCGCTGCACGGGGTGCCGACCGCGGTCAAGGACCTGGACCAGCTGGCGGGCATGCCGACGTCGTTCGGCAGCCGGGCGACCGCTGGCCACGTGTCGGGTCGGACCGACGCCCCCGTCCGCCAGTTCGTGGACACGGGCCTGATCGCGGTGGGGAAGTCCGCGGCGCCGGAGTTCGGCATGACCGCCACGGGGGAGGGGCTGGGCTTCGCGCCGACGCGCAACCCGTGGGACCCCCAGCACACCGTCGGCGGGTCCTCCTCGGGGGCGGCCGCCCTGGTGGCCGCACGGGCGCTGCCGATCGCCCACGCGGTCGACGGTGGTGGGTCCATCCGCATCCCCGCCGCCTGTGCCGGGCTGGTCGGGTTGAAGCCCACCTACGGTCGGCTGGTCGAGGACGAGGACATGCGCGGCCTTCCCGTGAAGGTCGTCTCCCACGGCGTGGTCACCCGGTCGGTGCGCGACACCGCTGCGTTCCTGGCCGCCGCCGAGCGAACCTTCCGCAACCCCACGATGCCGTCGATCGCCGGGGTGGACGGGCCGGGCCTCGGGTCGATGCGCCGTGTGGCGATGATCACCGAGTCGGCCACCGGTCCGGTGGACGGCGAGGTCCTCGAGGCCGTCGAGCGGACCGGCGCAGCGCTGGAGACACTCGGCCACCGGGTCGAGCCCGTGGTCCTGCCGTTCCCCTCCACCTTGGCCGAGGACTTCCTCCTCTACTGGGGTGCGCTTGCCCAGGGCGTCACGGTCACCGGGTACGCCAAGGTCGGCAGGGCCTTCGCGCCCGAGCAGCTGGACCCGTGGACGCGAGGGCTTGCCGGGCACTTCCGGTCCAACCTGCATCGCTTCCCCGGCGCGATCCGCCGGCTGCGGGCCTTCCGGCACGACTACGCCACGTTCACCGAGCGGTACCACGTGGTGCTGGGTCCCACGCTGGGCACCCTGCCGCCGGAGCTGGGCTGGTTGTCGGTCGAGCTGCCGTTCGAGGACTACCGGGAACGGGTCGAGCGGTTCGTGCCCTTCACCCCGGCCTGGAACGTCTCCGGCGCCCCCGCGGTGTCGTTGCCGATGGCGCTGAGCCGGTCGGGCCTGCCGATCGGCGTGCACCTCGGGGCGGCGCACGGGGACGACCGGACCCTGCTCGAGCTGGCGTTCGCGCTGGAGGCGTCGGCAGGGTTCAACCGGCCGCTCGGCTGA